A region of Myxococcus stipitatus DSM 14675 DNA encodes the following proteins:
- a CDS encoding putative glycolipid-binding domain-containing protein, translating into MHPPRFDSSRTRRCLRAWQWTRQDVSGSEYCELWELDEGWGLAGSVVLAEEGVPCLAEYAVETDARWLTREARILLHRGGVSQSLVLRADARRRWWRGDEEVPQFRGCTDVDLAFTPSTNTLPIRRLALEVGQAQEVTAAWVRMPDLSLAPLPQRYTRLASTRYRYESTGGSFVAEVETDALGLVTRYPPAWERVAEAVPDTGGGFR; encoded by the coding sequence ATGCACCCTCCGCGCTTCGATTCGAGCCGTACCCGCCGCTGTCTCCGTGCCTGGCAATGGACCCGACAGGACGTGTCGGGCAGCGAGTACTGCGAGCTGTGGGAGCTCGACGAGGGCTGGGGGCTGGCGGGCAGCGTGGTGCTCGCGGAGGAGGGGGTGCCTTGCCTCGCGGAGTACGCCGTGGAGACAGACGCGCGGTGGCTGACGCGAGAGGCGCGCATCCTCCTGCACAGAGGTGGAGTCTCCCAGTCCCTGGTCCTTCGCGCGGATGCGCGGCGGCGCTGGTGGCGGGGAGACGAAGAGGTTCCCCAGTTCCGCGGCTGCACCGACGTGGACCTGGCCTTCACTCCGTCGACGAACACGCTGCCCATCCGACGGCTGGCGCTGGAGGTGGGGCAGGCCCAGGAGGTGACGGCCGCGTGGGTGCGGATGCCGGACCTCTCGCTGGCCCCGCTGCCGCAGCGCTACACCCGCCTGGCGTCCACGCGCTATCGCTACGAGAGCACGGGAGGGAGCTTCGTCGCGGAGGTGGAGACCGATGCGCTGGGGCTCGTGACGCGATATCCGCCCGCATGGGAGCGCGTCGCGGAGGCGGTCCCCGACACCGGGGGTGGCTTTCGCTGA
- a CDS encoding MASE1 domain-containing protein, giving the protein MVIHGLIRACARALRGRHLLEMLLVAGVYLAVARLGLSLATVAGNVTPVWPPTGVALAALLLRGPALWPGVFLGALLATSSTGVTLPTALGVAAGNTLASVLGAWLSRRMRMGTDLSRIRDVVVLCLGAGMVCTGVSSLVGPLFLWLGGTLPSEVMGHAVWVWWVGDLTGVLVVAPPLLVLSRPSWPQRLGEAVALASLTTVLGAGVFLFRALQPGLAYGASFLLFPMSAMAALRFGPRGAAAATLVISAVAIFGTVNGQGPFSSGNVAQDLLVLQLFIVVNAVTGQLLAAATEERRRAVERLQLLATTVRGVHEGVFIAEVVSPGKLHTVFANDALSLLLGRPREELLELDPCHLYGEQDSKLRQRVTDSVLAGESLCVEVSLPRKDGHLVSTEVLLSPVRATGRDVTHFVATHRDITATRELQARLVAAERVAAVGTLAAGVGHEINNPLAYLVLNLESAARALTEGGLLGARDAQAGVRGALEGAERIRLIVRDLQVFSRQGDQERTLVDLNALVPPAVRIISHALRHRARLVEEFGPVPRVLGSEARLGQVLLNLLVNAMQAVPEGNPSLHEVRVRTSTDASGRARVDVVDTGVGISAQVMSRIFEPFFTTKPTGEGTGLGLAICQQIVRNHGGELKVSSEVGKGSVFTMLLPAAPMQAEVVSRPVARAKPPMPATVRRGRVLVVDDEPRLAQSMRLLLEPYHDVVTTLRGGEALALVTAGHRFDVILCDLQMPEMDGAALYRRLGVMAPELTRRMVFISGGAYTPETRTFIETVPNLVLEKPVRPEVLMASVDAALDALAAQGKDDEDSVARAGGARH; this is encoded by the coding sequence ATGGTCATCCACGGGCTGATTCGAGCCTGCGCGCGCGCGCTTCGCGGGCGGCATCTCTTGGAGATGCTGTTGGTGGCCGGCGTGTATCTCGCGGTCGCCCGGCTGGGACTCTCCCTGGCCACTGTCGCGGGAAACGTCACCCCTGTATGGCCGCCCACCGGCGTCGCCCTGGCCGCGCTCCTGTTGCGAGGCCCCGCGCTGTGGCCCGGCGTCTTCCTGGGCGCCTTGCTGGCGACCTCGTCCACCGGTGTGACGTTGCCCACCGCGCTCGGCGTGGCCGCGGGCAACACGCTGGCCAGCGTGCTGGGGGCGTGGCTGTCGCGGCGCATGCGCATGGGCACGGACCTGTCGCGCATCCGCGACGTCGTCGTGCTGTGCCTGGGCGCGGGCATGGTGTGCACCGGCGTGAGCTCGCTGGTGGGGCCGCTGTTCCTCTGGCTCGGCGGCACGCTGCCCTCCGAGGTGATGGGCCACGCCGTCTGGGTGTGGTGGGTGGGAGACCTGACGGGCGTGCTCGTGGTGGCGCCGCCGCTGCTGGTGCTCAGCCGCCCGTCCTGGCCGCAGCGGCTGGGCGAGGCCGTCGCGCTGGCGTCGCTGACCACCGTGCTGGGCGCGGGGGTCTTCCTGTTCCGCGCCTTGCAGCCGGGACTCGCGTACGGGGCCAGCTTCCTGCTCTTCCCCATGTCGGCGATGGCCGCGCTGCGCTTCGGGCCTCGGGGCGCGGCGGCGGCGACGCTGGTCATCTCCGCCGTCGCCATCTTCGGCACGGTGAACGGGCAGGGGCCCTTCTCCTCGGGCAACGTGGCGCAGGACCTGCTGGTGCTCCAGCTCTTCATCGTCGTCAACGCCGTGACGGGCCAGCTGCTCGCGGCGGCGACGGAGGAGCGGCGGCGCGCGGTGGAGCGGCTCCAGCTCCTCGCCACCACGGTGCGAGGCGTCCACGAGGGCGTCTTCATCGCGGAGGTGGTGAGCCCCGGCAAGCTGCACACCGTGTTCGCCAACGACGCGCTCAGCCTGCTGCTGGGGCGTCCTCGCGAGGAGCTGCTGGAGCTGGACCCGTGTCACCTCTACGGCGAGCAGGACTCCAAGCTGCGTCAGCGCGTGACGGACTCCGTGCTCGCGGGCGAGTCGCTCTGCGTGGAGGTGTCGCTGCCGCGCAAGGACGGCCACCTGGTGTCCACGGAGGTGCTGCTGTCCCCCGTGCGCGCCACGGGCCGCGACGTGACGCACTTCGTGGCCACCCATCGCGACATCACCGCGACGCGGGAGCTCCAGGCGCGTCTCGTGGCCGCGGAGCGGGTCGCCGCGGTGGGGACCCTCGCGGCCGGCGTGGGGCATGAAATCAACAACCCGCTGGCCTACCTGGTGTTGAACCTGGAGTCCGCCGCGCGAGCGCTGACGGAGGGCGGGCTGCTCGGGGCACGGGATGCACAGGCCGGCGTGCGGGGCGCGCTGGAGGGCGCCGAGCGCATCCGGCTCATCGTCCGAGACCTCCAGGTCTTCAGCCGTCAGGGAGACCAGGAGCGGACGCTGGTGGACCTCAACGCGCTGGTGCCGCCGGCGGTGCGCATCATCAGCCACGCCCTGCGCCACCGCGCGCGGCTCGTCGAGGAGTTCGGCCCCGTCCCTCGCGTGCTGGGCAGCGAGGCGCGGCTGGGACAGGTGCTGCTCAACCTGCTCGTGAATGCGATGCAGGCCGTGCCCGAGGGCAACCCGAGCCTGCACGAGGTGCGCGTGCGCACCAGCACGGACGCCTCCGGCCGGGCCCGGGTGGACGTGGTGGACACGGGCGTGGGCATCTCCGCGCAGGTGATGTCCCGCATCTTCGAGCCCTTCTTCACCACCAAGCCCACCGGCGAAGGCACCGGGCTGGGGCTGGCCATCTGCCAGCAGATCGTCCGCAACCACGGCGGCGAGCTGAAGGTGAGCAGCGAGGTCGGGAAGGGCTCCGTCTTCACCATGCTGCTCCCGGCGGCGCCGATGCAGGCGGAGGTGGTGTCTCGCCCCGTCGCACGCGCCAAGCCGCCCATGCCCGCGACGGTGCGACGAGGCCGCGTGCTGGTGGTGGACGACGAGCCTCGGCTGGCGCAGTCCATGCGCTTGTTGCTGGAGCCCTATCACGACGTCGTCACCACGCTGCGCGGGGGCGAGGCCCTGGCGCTGGTGACCGCGGGCCATCGCTTCGACGTCATCCTGTGTGACCTGCAGATGCCGGAGATGGACGGCGCCGCGCTCTACCGCCGCCTGGGCGTGATGGCGCCGGAGCTGACGCGGCGGATGGTGTTCATCTCCGGCGGCGCCTACACCCCCGAGACGCGGACCTTCATCGAGACGGTGCCCAACCTGGTGTTGGAGAAGCCCGTCCGGCCCGAGGTGCTGATGGCCTCCGTGGACGCCGCGCTGGATGCGCTGGCGGCCCAGGGCAAGGACGACGAGGACTCGGTGGCCCGCGCCGGCGGTGCGCGCCACTGA
- a CDS encoding ExbD/TolR family protein, with the protein MAIKVPGKRYGKRLQHSRVFGHGAAHAKRSGYADLLITPLVDMFVIIVLFLIANFSATGEVLMMTKDIQLPEAVHVQEVEMHPVVMVSGEQVSVSGTIVGRVEDFSKDEYLNIPALEEKLRDMKKQFEDLHAMANDDANTFKGDINIQAHKDVEYAIIKRVMFSCATAGYNNINFAVLTTAGSEDGATAAATPH; encoded by the coding sequence ATGGCCATCAAGGTTCCAGGCAAGCGGTACGGCAAGCGTCTCCAGCACTCGAGGGTGTTCGGGCACGGCGCCGCGCACGCGAAGCGCAGCGGCTACGCGGACCTGCTCATCACTCCGCTGGTCGACATGTTCGTCATCATCGTGCTCTTCCTCATCGCGAACTTCTCCGCGACGGGCGAGGTGCTGATGATGACCAAGGACATCCAGCTCCCCGAGGCGGTCCACGTCCAGGAAGTGGAGATGCACCCGGTCGTCATGGTGTCCGGCGAGCAGGTCAGCGTGTCCGGCACCATCGTCGGTCGCGTGGAGGACTTCTCCAAGGACGAGTACCTCAACATTCCCGCGCTGGAGGAGAAGCTGCGGGACATGAAGAAGCAGTTCGAGGACCTGCACGCGATGGCGAACGATGACGCCAATACGTTCAAGGGCGACATCAACATCCAGGCTCACAAGGATGTGGAGTACGCCATCATCAAGCGCGTGATGTTCAGCTGCGCCACGGCGGGCTACAACAACATCAACTTCGCGGTGCTCACCACGGCGGGCAGTGAAGACGGCGCCACGGCGGCGGCGACTCCTCACTGA
- a CDS encoding HAD family hydrolase, with protein sequence MQLRAVFFDLDGTLVDSLGDIADAMNHSLARHGLPTHPESAYRHFVGEGVRELARRAVPAGREELAAAVLETYRPHYEAHLFDRTAAYPGILGMLSALAEQGVVMGVLSNKSDGPVKQLVERLLPGVPFRVVYGERPGVPRKPDPTAVLGMAAELGVAPVTCGFVGDTAVDMLTARAAGMYGVGVTWGFRDAAELHANGARAVATTAEELLAALRSARP encoded by the coding sequence ATGCAGCTTCGTGCCGTCTTCTTCGACCTTGATGGGACCTTGGTGGATTCGCTGGGGGACATCGCGGACGCGATGAACCACTCCCTCGCCCGACATGGCCTCCCCACGCATCCGGAGTCCGCCTACCGCCACTTCGTGGGCGAGGGCGTGCGGGAGCTGGCTCGCCGGGCGGTGCCCGCGGGACGCGAGGAGCTGGCGGCGGCCGTGCTGGAGACGTATCGGCCGCACTACGAGGCGCACCTCTTCGACCGCACGGCGGCCTACCCCGGCATCCTCGGGATGCTCTCCGCGCTCGCGGAGCAGGGGGTGGTGATGGGGGTGCTGAGCAACAAGTCGGATGGTCCCGTGAAGCAGCTGGTGGAGCGGCTGCTGCCGGGCGTGCCCTTCCGCGTGGTGTATGGCGAGCGGCCAGGGGTGCCTCGCAAGCCGGACCCGACGGCGGTGCTGGGCATGGCGGCGGAGCTGGGTGTGGCGCCGGTGACGTGTGGCTTCGTGGGCGACACGGCGGTGGACATGCTGACGGCGCGCGCGGCGGGCATGTACGGCGTGGGCGTGACGTGGGGCTTCCGGGATGCGGCGGAGCTTCACGCGAACGGGGCTCGCGCGGTGGCGACGACGGCGGAGGAGCTGCTGGCGGCGCTGCGCTCCGCGCGGCCGTGA
- a CDS encoding TetR/AcrR family transcriptional regulator, with protein MKKASPPLSPSRRPRGRPREFDEAKVLDQALEVFWRLGYEGATVADLTGATGLTATSLYAAFDSKEGLYRRVLAHYREGPGAGTFLALKEEPTARAAFARVLREAARNFTRRKHPPGCMVSTAVLRCAETHRPVAEFVTSLRLSSVALFRERLVQAVKDGELSAGTDPGVLARYFGTLLQGMSVQAADGATEDDLLALAELAMRAWDGGDARPRAKESS; from the coding sequence ATGAAAAAAGCGTCACCCCCCCTTTCTCCCTCTCGGCGGCCTCGAGGTCGGCCTCGGGAGTTCGATGAGGCGAAGGTGCTGGACCAGGCCCTGGAGGTGTTCTGGCGCCTGGGCTACGAGGGCGCGACGGTGGCGGACCTCACCGGGGCGACGGGATTGACGGCGACCAGCCTCTACGCGGCCTTCGACTCCAAGGAAGGGCTGTACCGGCGGGTGCTGGCGCACTACCGGGAGGGCCCAGGCGCCGGCACCTTTCTCGCGCTGAAGGAGGAGCCCACCGCCCGCGCGGCCTTCGCGCGGGTGCTGCGCGAGGCGGCCCGGAACTTCACGCGCCGCAAGCATCCCCCCGGGTGCATGGTCTCGACGGCCGTGCTGCGGTGCGCGGAGACTCACCGGCCCGTGGCGGAGTTCGTCACCAGCCTCCGCCTGTCCTCGGTGGCGCTCTTCCGGGAGCGCCTGGTCCAGGCCGTGAAGGACGGGGAGCTGTCCGCGGGAACCGACCCGGGGGTGCTGGCCCGCTACTTCGGTACCTTGCTGCAGGGGATGTCGGTGCAGGCGGCGGACGGTGCCACCGAGGACGACCTGCTCGCCCTGGCGGAGCTGGCGATGCGAGCCTGGGACGGAGGGGACGCCCGCCCGCGCGCGAAGGAGTCGTCGTGA
- a CDS encoding ExbD/TolR family protein: MAGGMDTGGGGKGGKKPLDAAINLTAFIDLMAVTISFLIMTAVWTQIGRLQVSQAGGPSTEEEPPPTETKTVQLTLLITPTELRLSADQSTFDPIPLTKDGKGKTDLSKLVARFKELKAQLPDQTAITLQPEDKVRYEDLVRIIDECIGSGLPQVSVSAAMG, from the coding sequence ATGGCCGGCGGAATGGACACAGGTGGTGGTGGCAAAGGTGGCAAGAAGCCGCTCGATGCCGCCATCAACCTGACCGCATTCATCGACCTGATGGCAGTGACCATCAGCTTCCTCATCATGACGGCCGTCTGGACACAGATTGGCCGACTTCAGGTGTCCCAGGCCGGAGGTCCCTCCACGGAGGAGGAGCCGCCCCCGACGGAGACCAAGACAGTGCAGTTGACGCTGCTCATCACCCCGACGGAGCTGCGGCTGTCCGCGGACCAGAGCACGTTCGACCCCATCCCCCTCACCAAGGACGGCAAGGGCAAGACGGACCTGTCCAAGCTGGTGGCGCGCTTCAAGGAGTTGAAGGCGCAGCTGCCGGACCAGACAGCCATCACCCTTCAGCCCGAGGACAAGGTCCGCTACGAGGACCTGGTCCGCATCATCGACGAGTGCATCGGCTCCGGGTTGCCCCAGGTGTCGGTGTCCGCGGCGATGGGCTAG
- a CDS encoding serine hydrolase: protein MHSAIAALAAAATLSAAPAVPARSPSNPRAPQATASPDTQAITAKMDAVIDKALQEQRIVGTVVVVVKDGQVIYRRAAGYSDREARTPMREDAVFRLASMTKPLVSTTALALVDQGKLSLEDPVTRYLPTFRPRLADGREPIITVRHLLTHSSGLMYGFQHAPGEGYPKAGISDGLDNPQGLTLEENLRRLSSVPLAFEPGARWHYSLSTDVLGAVVARAGGAALPQVVEKLVTQPLKMKDTGFSVKDASRLAVPYSDGKPAPVRMGQAHGVPFGEGVVQFAPDRVLNPSAFPSGGAGMVGTADDFARFLEALRQGGAPVLKKSTAQQLGVVQRGPEAQTQGPGWGWGLLSAVLVDPAPTHSPQSAGTWQWGGAYGHNWFVDAKKNLTVVAMTNTAFEGMNGPFTFEVRDAAYASEAPVTGVKLHPLDCGSAEFKDLSPFTDTGELDGESGTLSAPCFLIRHPRGNLLWDAGLGDHLAQEPNGHEQRPGVRFVVKKTLASQLEQLGLKASDVQFVAFSHLHVDHTGNARNFQSSTWLVHRDEWNWSLQKPTPPGVDASALAGHPKQKTVLLNADHDVFGDGSVRILKTPGHTPGHQVLLVRLPKTGNVMLSGDLFHTRENFEKGLMPSFNFNRADTLASIDRVYKMLKNTNGQIIIQHDAKEMAKLPAFPQAME from the coding sequence ATGCATTCTGCCATCGCCGCCCTCGCCGCCGCTGCAACCCTGAGTGCCGCCCCCGCTGTTCCCGCCCGGTCCCCGTCCAACCCGCGGGCCCCGCAGGCCACCGCCAGTCCCGACACGCAGGCCATCACCGCGAAGATGGACGCGGTCATCGACAAGGCCCTTCAAGAGCAGCGCATCGTCGGCACCGTCGTCGTCGTCGTGAAGGACGGGCAGGTCATCTACCGGCGCGCCGCGGGCTACTCGGACCGCGAGGCCCGCACGCCCATGCGTGAGGACGCGGTCTTCCGGCTGGCCTCCATGACCAAGCCGCTGGTCTCCACCACGGCGCTGGCGCTGGTGGACCAGGGCAAGCTGTCGCTGGAGGACCCCGTCACCCGGTACTTGCCGACCTTCCGTCCCAGGCTCGCGGATGGACGCGAGCCCATCATCACCGTGCGCCACCTCCTGACGCACTCCTCCGGCCTGATGTACGGCTTCCAGCACGCGCCGGGAGAGGGTTATCCGAAGGCGGGCATCTCCGACGGGCTCGACAATCCGCAGGGGCTCACGCTGGAGGAGAACCTGCGTCGGCTCTCGTCGGTGCCGCTCGCGTTCGAGCCGGGCGCCCGGTGGCACTACTCGCTCTCCACGGACGTGCTGGGCGCGGTGGTCGCTCGCGCGGGAGGCGCGGCGCTGCCCCAGGTGGTCGAGAAGCTGGTGACCCAGCCCTTGAAGATGAAGGACACGGGCTTCAGCGTGAAGGATGCGTCGCGGCTCGCCGTGCCCTACTCGGATGGCAAGCCCGCCCCGGTGCGCATGGGACAGGCGCACGGCGTCCCCTTCGGTGAAGGCGTGGTCCAGTTCGCGCCGGACCGGGTGCTGAACCCGAGCGCGTTCCCCTCCGGAGGCGCGGGCATGGTGGGGACGGCGGATGACTTCGCGCGCTTCCTGGAGGCGCTGCGGCAAGGCGGCGCGCCCGTGTTGAAGAAGAGCACCGCCCAGCAGCTCGGCGTGGTGCAGCGCGGGCCGGAGGCCCAGACGCAGGGCCCGGGTTGGGGCTGGGGCTTGCTGTCGGCGGTGCTCGTCGACCCGGCGCCGACGCACAGCCCCCAGTCCGCGGGCACGTGGCAGTGGGGCGGCGCCTACGGCCACAACTGGTTCGTGGACGCGAAGAAGAACCTCACCGTGGTGGCGATGACCAACACCGCCTTCGAGGGAATGAATGGCCCCTTCACGTTCGAGGTGCGCGACGCGGCCTACGCGTCGGAGGCCCCGGTGACGGGCGTGAAGCTGCACCCGCTCGACTGCGGCTCCGCCGAGTTCAAGGACCTGAGCCCGTTCACGGACACGGGCGAGCTCGACGGCGAGTCCGGCACGCTCTCCGCTCCGTGCTTCCTCATCCGCCACCCGCGCGGCAACCTGCTGTGGGACGCGGGCCTGGGTGACCACCTGGCCCAGGAGCCCAACGGCCATGAGCAGCGCCCCGGCGTCCGCTTCGTGGTGAAGAAGACGCTGGCCTCGCAGCTCGAGCAGCTGGGGCTGAAGGCCTCCGACGTCCAGTTCGTGGCCTTCTCGCACCTGCACGTCGACCACACCGGCAACGCCCGCAACTTCCAGTCCTCGACGTGGCTGGTCCACCGTGACGAGTGGAACTGGTCCCTGCAGAAGCCCACGCCGCCCGGAGTCGACGCGAGCGCGCTCGCGGGTCATCCGAAGCAGAAGACGGTGCTGCTCAACGCGGACCACGACGTGTTCGGCGATGGCTCCGTGCGCATCCTGAAGACGCCGGGCCACACGCCAGGGCACCAGGTCCTCCTGGTGCGGCTGCCGAAGACGGGCAACGTCATGCTGTCCGGCGACTTGTTCCACACGCGGGAGAACTTCGAGAAGGGCCTGATGCCGTCCTTCAACTTCAACCGCGCGGACACGCTCGCGTCCATCGACCGCGTCTACAAGATGCTGAAGAACACGAACGGGCAGATCATCATCCAGCACGACGCGAAGGAGATGGCGAAGCTGCCGGCGTTCCCCCAGGCGATGGAGTAG
- a CDS encoding AraC family transcriptional regulator, with translation MRQKSDSLVQASGAKPGLDVLADVLQGIHLRSRVHARYELTAPWGMRIERAPFPVFYAVLRGNCVLSAGDKELSLTGGDFVFLPAGARFTLKDRRGSRVLPVEAIYATRQPVRCGGVLHYGGDGEAVTVLCGSFTFEGETLSPLVRHLPTLMHVKADDPASSRWLEPTLRFVASEIEAQQPGYDTVVSRLADVLFVQALRAHLESSSKDNGWLRALVDPRIGAVLQRVHEKPEAPWTLEGLARAASMSRSVFAERFKQLVGEPPLVYVGRWRMHRAMTLMRARDTSVAEVARAVGYETESAFGKAFRRWVGMTPGAFRRSSAATPSPGGTPAASPSPSRRAG, from the coding sequence ATGCGCCAGAAGTCCGATTCTCTCGTCCAAGCGTCCGGAGCGAAGCCGGGGCTCGATGTCCTCGCGGACGTGCTCCAGGGCATCCACCTGCGCAGCCGCGTGCACGCTCGCTATGAGCTGACCGCGCCGTGGGGCATGCGCATCGAGCGTGCTCCCTTCCCTGTCTTCTACGCGGTGCTGCGCGGCAACTGCGTGCTGTCCGCGGGAGACAAGGAGCTGTCGCTGACGGGAGGCGACTTCGTCTTCCTCCCCGCGGGGGCCCGGTTCACGCTGAAGGACCGGCGCGGCTCGCGCGTGTTGCCCGTGGAGGCCATCTACGCGACTCGCCAGCCGGTGCGGTGTGGCGGGGTGCTGCACTACGGGGGAGACGGCGAGGCGGTGACGGTGCTGTGCGGCTCCTTCACCTTCGAGGGGGAGACGCTGAGCCCGCTGGTGCGGCACCTGCCGACGCTGATGCACGTGAAGGCGGATGACCCCGCGTCCTCGCGCTGGCTGGAGCCGACGCTGCGCTTCGTGGCCTCCGAAATCGAGGCCCAGCAACCGGGTTACGATACGGTCGTCAGTCGGCTCGCGGACGTCCTCTTCGTCCAGGCGTTGCGTGCGCACCTGGAGTCCTCGTCCAAGGACAACGGCTGGCTGCGCGCCCTGGTGGACCCGCGCATCGGCGCGGTGCTCCAGCGGGTCCACGAGAAGCCGGAGGCGCCGTGGACGCTGGAGGGACTGGCGCGCGCCGCGAGCATGTCCCGCTCGGTGTTCGCGGAGCGCTTCAAGCAGCTCGTGGGAGAGCCGCCCCTCGTCTACGTGGGCCGGTGGAGGATGCACCGGGCCATGACGCTGATGCGGGCGCGCGACACCTCCGTGGCGGAAGTGGCGCGCGCCGTGGGCTACGAGACGGAGAGCGCTTTTGGAAAGGCTTTCCGTCGCTGGGTGGGCATGACGCCCGGGGCGTTCAGGCGCTCCTCGGCGGCTACTCCATCGCCTGGGGGAACGCCGGCAGCTTCGCCATCTCCTTCGCGTCGTGCTGGATGA
- a CDS encoding LON peptidase substrate-binding domain-containing protein → MTAQERVERAALSALKVFPLPSAVLFPHSIIPLHIFEPRYRAMVRDALAGDRVVALAQLEEGWEGSYDGRPPMVPLMCAGVIVWDEQVEDGRYNILLQGVTRIEMVSELATDKTYREVQAKVLTDLPYHGPEEERLRQAVFELAGRVPPNFAENLLPVSARATGGVLADVVAAAVIPEAERRQELLAELDVKRRLEAVLEDVGELIARLQPVRPSGPLN, encoded by the coding sequence ATGACCGCCCAAGAACGCGTCGAGCGCGCCGCCCTGAGCGCGCTGAAGGTGTTTCCGCTGCCCTCGGCGGTGCTCTTTCCCCACTCCATCATCCCGCTGCACATCTTCGAGCCGCGCTACCGCGCCATGGTGCGTGACGCGCTCGCGGGAGACCGGGTGGTGGCGCTGGCCCAACTGGAGGAGGGGTGGGAGGGGAGCTACGACGGGCGTCCGCCCATGGTGCCCCTGATGTGCGCGGGCGTCATCGTCTGGGATGAGCAGGTGGAGGACGGCCGCTACAACATCCTCCTCCAGGGCGTCACCCGCATCGAGATGGTCTCCGAGCTGGCGACCGACAAGACCTACCGGGAAGTGCAGGCGAAGGTGCTGACGGACCTGCCCTACCACGGGCCGGAAGAGGAGCGGCTGCGGCAGGCCGTCTTCGAGCTGGCCGGGCGCGTGCCTCCCAACTTCGCGGAGAACCTCCTGCCGGTGTCGGCGCGTGCGACGGGCGGGGTGCTGGCGGACGTGGTGGCCGCCGCGGTGATTCCAGAGGCGGAGCGTCGGCAGGAGCTCCTGGCCGAACTCGACGTGAAGCGTCGGTTGGAAGCGGTGCTGGAAGACGTGGGCGAGCTCATCGCCCGGCTGCAGCCCGTCCGGCCCTCGGGCCCGCTGAACTGA
- a CDS encoding quinone oxidoreductase family protein gives MKAIRLHQFGGPEELRLDDVPMPQPGEGEVRLRVHASGLNFTDLALREGRLPGAPPRPFIPGMEAAGVVDAVGPSVEGLAPGTRVVAILPAQGAFATHAVAPAATTLRIPDAVSFEQAVCLPAQAPTALLGLREGARLREGESVYIPSAAGGVGSLLVQVAKRMGASRIIGGVSREAKRALVSRLGADATVDTSRPDWPEQVREATRGLGADVVFVAGGGDLPGQSLRALAFRGRLVLYGAESMFGTQWSIEQMAGVMAQNQSITGFATFTLPFEPRHAALREALSLVERGELQPVIGQTFPLEAVARAHQALAERSTTGKVVIRVE, from the coding sequence ATGAAAGCCATTCGCCTGCACCAGTTCGGTGGTCCCGAGGAGCTGCGCCTCGACGACGTCCCCATGCCCCAGCCCGGTGAGGGCGAGGTGCGCCTCCGCGTGCATGCCTCCGGGCTCAACTTCACGGACCTGGCGCTGCGAGAAGGACGCCTGCCCGGTGCGCCGCCCAGGCCCTTCATCCCCGGCATGGAGGCCGCGGGTGTCGTGGACGCGGTGGGCCCGTCCGTCGAGGGACTCGCGCCCGGCACCCGTGTCGTCGCCATCCTTCCGGCACAAGGCGCCTTCGCCACCCACGCCGTGGCCCCGGCCGCCACCACGCTGCGCATCCCCGACGCCGTGTCCTTCGAGCAGGCCGTCTGCCTCCCCGCCCAGGCCCCCACCGCGCTCCTGGGACTGCGCGAAGGCGCGCGGCTGCGCGAAGGGGAGTCCGTCTACATCCCCTCCGCGGCGGGAGGCGTGGGCAGCCTGCTCGTGCAGGTGGCGAAGCGGATGGGAGCCTCGCGAATCATCGGCGGGGTGAGCCGTGAGGCCAAGCGCGCGCTGGTGTCGCGACTGGGCGCGGATGCCACCGTGGACACGTCCCGCCCGGACTGGCCCGAGCAGGTCCGCGAGGCCACGCGAGGACTGGGCGCGGACGTCGTCTTCGTCGCGGGAGGGGGCGACCTTCCGGGGCAGAGCCTGCGCGCCCTCGCCTTCCGGGGACGGCTGGTGCTCTATGGCGCGGAGAGCATGTTCGGCACGCAGTGGAGCATCGAGCAGATGGCGGGGGTGATGGCCCAGAACCAGAGCATCACGGGCTTCGCCACCTTCACGCTGCCCTTCGAGCCCCGACACGCCGCGCTCCGCGAGGCCCTCTCCCTGGTCGAGCGCGGTGAGCTCCAGCCCGTCATCGGGCAGACCTTCCCGCTCGAGGCCGTCGCGCGAGCGCACCAGGCCCTGGCCGAGCGGAGCACCACGGGCAAGGTCGTCATCCGCGTCGAGTAG
- a CDS encoding DUF5683 domain-containing protein: protein MSRSGVAALLSFLIPGVGQIYNGDILRGLFWLIITPGFWVGTGGCLGWVCHIIAAATAYNRAEDKEKYRVTVI, encoded by the coding sequence ATGTCGCGTTCCGGTGTCGCAGCCCTGCTGTCATTCCTGATTCCTGGTGTGGGGCAGATCTATAACGGGGACATCCTGCGCGGGCTGTTCTGGCTCATCATCACGCCCGGCTTCTGGGTGGGAACCGGCGGATGCCTCGGCTGGGTGTGCCACATCATCGCCGCCGCCACCGCGTACAACCGCGCGGAGGACAAGGAGAAATACCGCGTCACCGTCATCTAG